One genomic segment of Streptococcus salivarius includes these proteins:
- a CDS encoding putative DNA-binding protein, protein MEIEKTNRMNALFEFYAALLTDKQMNYIELYYADDYSLAEIAEEFGVSRQAVYDNIKRTEKILEAYEMKLHMYSDYIVRNQIFDDIMEKYPDDSYLQEQIAVLSSIDNRD, encoded by the coding sequence ATGGAAATTGAAAAAACCAATCGCATGAATGCCCTTTTTGAGTTCTATGCTGCACTTTTGACAGATAAGCAGATGAACTATATTGAGCTCTATTATGCGGATGATTACAGTTTGGCAGAAATTGCCGAGGAATTTGGTGTAAGTCGTCAGGCAGTATATGATAACATCAAGCGTACTGAGAAGATTTTAGAAGCTTACGAGATGAAATTACATATGTATTCAGATTACATCGTTCGTAACCAAATTTTTGATGATATCATGGAAAAATATCCAGACGATAGCTATCTTCAGGAACAAATTGCTGTGCTCAGCAGCATTGATAATAGAGATTAG
- a CDS encoding GntR family transcriptional regulator — protein MLPAYIRIHDKIKADVDDGTWKIGQRLPSERDLCDTFDVSRMTVRQAITLLVDEGILERKPGSGTFVASSRVKEKMRGTTSFTEIVKSQGKKPSSELISYKRVHPNEFEIKNLGVLPQSYVIRMERVRFADDLPVAYEIASIPEKIIRGFKESEITEHFFKTLTDNGYEIGKSQQTISASLANSSLAKHLKVKTGDALLSLTQISFLQDGQAFEYVRSYYVGDRFEFYLENN, from the coding sequence ATGCTACCAGCATATATTCGCATACATGATAAGATTAAGGCAGATGTTGATGACGGCACTTGGAAAATCGGGCAACGTCTCCCTAGCGAGCGAGATCTTTGCGACACTTTTGATGTGAGTCGTATGACTGTGCGTCAGGCCATAACACTTTTAGTAGATGAGGGGATTTTAGAGCGTAAGCCAGGCAGTGGTACTTTTGTGGCTAGCAGTCGAGTTAAGGAAAAGATGCGTGGAACCACGAGTTTCACAGAGATTGTTAAATCTCAAGGTAAGAAACCGTCTAGTGAGCTTATTTCATATAAACGTGTGCATCCCAATGAATTTGAAATCAAAAATTTAGGTGTCTTACCACAGTCCTATGTGATTCGTATGGAACGTGTTCGCTTTGCGGATGATCTTCCAGTTGCCTATGAGATTGCCAGTATCCCTGAGAAAATTATCCGAGGTTTTAAGGAGTCAGAAATTACGGAACATTTCTTCAAGACACTGACCGATAATGGCTATGAAATAGGGAAAAGTCAGCAGACCATATCAGCTAGTTTGGCCAATAGTAGTTTAGCCAAGCATCTCAAGGTTAAGACTGGTGATGCTCTCTTGAGTCTGACACAGATTTCCTTCCTCCAAGACGGTCAGGCTTTCGAATATGTTCGAAGTTACTACGTTGGTGACCGTTTTGAATTTTATTTGGAGAACAATTAG